The Papaver somniferum cultivar HN1 chromosome 3, ASM357369v1, whole genome shotgun sequence genome includes a region encoding these proteins:
- the LOC113358160 gene encoding uncharacterized protein LOC113358160, with product MIYIEVMSTSPTLVCGEKKHWWLTNRKIVDKYVKDARVLIATQEYSEISSALNLLDAALALSPRFETALELKARSLLYLRRFKEVADMLQEYIPSYKMVSEESSHSSDLNASSQQLSRERVKLLSGDNSSSSDSYEKEYPSFKCFSVSDLKKKVMAGLYKNCEKEGQWRYLVLGQACCHLGLMEDAMVLLQTGKRLASAAFRKESVCWSEDSFAFTNIPLCSDMNNNNHLANPPPSESESITQILAHIKLLLRRKTAAHAALDAGIYSEAIRHFSKILDGRRGTPQGFLSDCYVHRAQAYKFAGRFAEAIADCNRTLALDPTNIQALTIRASILETIRCLPDCLRDLEHLKLLYDSILRDRKLPGPNWKRHNVRYRDVPSNLRALTTKIQELRQRVGSGETSNIDYYSLIGLRRGCSRSELERAHLLLCLKHRPDKSTNFVDRCEFVDDRDLDTVRDQARMSALLLYRLLQKGYSSVMATIMDEAAVEKQRQKTQAALQPAALQAQAQVQQTPQQVHQVTMSESKLDGELQKQVLSSSASTNSCSSPDYNLNLQEKKSAAAAAAVFQGVFCRDIAVVGNLLSQANFSRPIPVKYEALSC from the exons ATGATTTACATTGAAGTTATGTCTACTTCTCCTACTTTAGTTTGTGGTGAGAAGAAACATTGGTGGCTCACCAACAGAAAG ATTGTTGATAAATATGTAAAAGATGCTAGAGTACTGATAGCAACACAAGAATACTCAGAGATTTCATCGGCACTAAATCTACTCGATGCAGCATTAGCATTATCACCACGATTTGAAACAGCTCTCGAATTAAAAGCACGATCTCTACTTTATCTTCGTAGATTTAAAGAAGTTGCAGACATGCTTCAAGAATATATTCCAAGTTATAAAATGGTTTCAGAAGAATCATCTCATTCATCTGATTTGAACGCTTCTTCACAGCAATTATCTAGAGAGAGAGTTAAGTTATTGTCTGGTGATAATTCTTCATCGTCAGATTCCTATGAGAAAGAGTACCCTTCTTTCAAATGCTTCTCTGTATCAGATCTTAAGAAGAAAGTCATGGCTGGCTTGTACAAAAACTGTGAAAAAGAAGGGCAATGGAG ATACTTGGTATTAGGGCAAGCTTGTTGTCATCTTGGACTAATGGAAGATGCAATGGTGCTTCTTCAAACCGGTAAACGTCTTGCTTCGGCAGCGTTCCGTAAAGAGAGTGTTTGTTGGTCTGAAGATAGTTTTGCTTTTACAAATATTCCTCTTTGCAGTGATatgaacaacaacaatcatcttgCAAATCCGCCGCCATCAGAATCAGAAAGTATTACTCAGATTCTAGCTCATATTAAACTTCTTCTCCGGCGAAAAACTGCTGCCCACGCGGCACTTGATGCAGGTATATACTCTGAAGCTATTCGTCATTTCTCAAAAATCCTTGATGGTCGTCGAGGAACACCACAAGGGTTTCTTTCGGATTGTTATGTTCATAGAGCTCAAGCATATAAGTTTGCTGGTCGGTTTGCTGAAGCAATTGCTGATTGCAATAGAACTTTGGCACTTGATCCAACCAATATTCAAGCTTTAACCATTAGGGCTAGCATTCTTGAGACAATTCGATGTTTACCGGATTGTCTTCGTGATCTTGAACATTTGAAGCTTCTTTATGATTCAATTTTACGGGATAGAAAACTACCTGGGCCTAACTGGAAGCGACACAATGTTAGGTACCGAGATGTACCTAGTAATCTTCGAGCATTAACAACTAAGATCCAAGAACTGAGACAAAGAGTTGGATCAGGCGAAACAAGTAATATAGATTATTAttcattgattggattgagaagaGGTTGTTCAAGATCAGAACTAGAACGAGCACATTTACTTCTTTGTTTGAAGCATAGACCGGATAAATCTACAAATTTTGTTGATCGATGTGAATTCGTCGATGACCGTGACCTTGATACCGTTAGGGATCAAGCGAGAATGTCAGCATTATTACTCTACAGATTACTGCAAAAGGGATATTCAAGTGTAATGGCTACAATTATGGATGAAGCAGCAGTTGAGAAACAGCGTCAAAAGACTCAAGCAGCATTACAACCTGCGGCATTACAAGCACAAGCTCAAGTtcaacaaacaccacaacaagTTCACCAAGTTACAATGTCTGAATCTAAACTAGACGGGGAATTACAAAAACAAGTTCTATCATCATCGGCATCTACAAACAGTTGTTCTTCACCAGATTACAACTTAAATTTACAAGAGAAGAAatcagcagcagctgcagcagcagtttTCCAAGGAGTCTTTTGCAGAGATATTGCAGTTGTTGGAAACCTattatctcaagccaattttagtCGTCCAATCCCCGTCAAATATGAAGCATTGAGTTGCTGA